CCGCCCCAATAACATGCCCGCCAGGGTAAACAACGCGGCAACAACACCAATCACCAAAGAAGGCCACCACACGCTGACGCCGAGAACACCAAGGGTCAGGCCGACAGCAAGGGCATCAATGCTGGTGGCAACAGACAACGTTACCAGAGTCAAGCCACGGGTCGGATCATTGCGCGGCGCATCGTCTTCATCTTCAGCAAAGGCTTCATGGATCATCTTGCCGCCCACCCACAGTAACAAAAAAAAGGCCACCCAATGGTCATACGCCGCAATGGTCTCCTGCAAACCAACCCCGGCCAGCCAACCGATAATCGGCATCAAACCTTGAAACAGGCCAAAATGAAAACTGAGCCGAAACAGATGGCGTAACGTCAGTTCGGGTAACACGGCGCCGGTGGCCAGAGCCACGGCAAACGCATCCATGGCCAGGGCCACGGCGATTCCCAACAAGGCAAGTTGATCCATGTTGTTATCCCTTTTCGCTCGTTTCTTGTGCCATGAGTTGCTCCAGTTTGGCACGTTTGCGCTCCACGGCCTCGCCCACCCGGTCAGCTCCGAACATCCAGGTCAGCTGGCCAACCATCAAGGTAACATCGGCCAGCTCATCAATCACCTGTTGCGGCGCAACCTTCTCACGACGATAGTGCATCAGGGCCGCACACAGTTCGGCGCACTCTTCGACAGCCTGGTCATATTGGGCTTGTTCCCCCCATAAGGCAAGGGTGCGGCGATACAATTCCTCATTGTTCATATCGGCTTCCTTTTTATGCTTTGAACAACAACAATTTTGCGGCTGAAGACCGCCGTTGGCTATTGAAAAATATTTGACAGTCCGCCCGGTTTGGGGTACATACAGGGCTCCGAAATCGTGCCGTTATAGCTCAGCTGGTAGAGCAACGCACTCGTAATGCGTAGGTCGCTGGTTCGACTCCAGTTAACGGCTCCAAATCGAGTAGGGTGAGGTGAGATGGTCAATTCTCACCTCATCCCTCTCACAGAACCGTGCGTACGGGCCTCGTACACGGCTCCTGTTCATTCTTCTCTCTAATAGCTCTGAGGCAGATAGCCCGTCTCTACTC
This region of uncultured Desulfuromonas sp. genomic DNA includes:
- a CDS encoding manganese efflux pump MntP family protein, yielding MDQLALLGIAVALAMDAFAVALATGAVLPELTLRHLFRLSFHFGLFQGLMPIIGWLAGVGLQETIAAYDHWVAFFLLLWVGGKMIHEAFAEDEDDAPRNDPTRGLTLVTLSVATSIDALAVGLTLGVLGVSVWWPSLVIGVVAALFTLAGMLLGRRIGDYWGQRMEILGGVVLLSLGIKILMEHLGFY
- a CDS encoding antitoxin, translated to MNNEELYRRTLALWGEQAQYDQAVEECAELCAALMHYRREKVAPQQVIDELADVTLMVGQLTWMFGADRVGEAVERKRAKLEQLMAQETSEKG